Part of the Mycolicibacterium mengxianglii genome is shown below.
CTCAATGGCCGCACCGACGTCGCCCCGGCTACCCGGTCCCGGGTGAAGAACCTGCTGGCGCAGCACGACTACGTTGCCCGGCGCGCCGAGCCTCCCACCGCGGGGGACCGAGCCGAGCCGCCGACGGTAGAGCTGTTGTTCCACAAGGATTTCAACGCCTACGGCATCGAGGTGGTCCAGGGTCTGCTCGATGCCGGAGACGCCGCCGGGGTCGCGGTGGTCGTCAGCCGCCGGCCCGACGACCAGCGCGATACCGGTGGGGCGGCACAGTGGGTGGCCGACCTGGCCGCCGCGGGCCGCCGCGCGGTGATCTCCGTGGTGGACCAATTGCCCGAGGCCGACATCGAAGCGTTGCACCGGTTCGGGCTCCCCCTGGTCGTCATCGATCCGCTCAACCAACCGAGCGCGCGGATCACCAGCGTCGGGTCGACCAACTTCTCCGGCGGACTGGCGGCGACACAACACCTGCTCGCGCTGTCGCACCGGCGGATCGCGTACGTCGGGGGCCCCATGACCGCGGCGTGCAACCAGGCCCGGTTGCACGGCTACCGGGCGGCGATGGAGGAGGCGGGCGCCCAGGTCGACGACGCGTATGTGCGAACCGGGGATTTCCTCTACGACGACGGACTACGTGAAGGCCTCGCACTGCTCGACCTCGCGGAGCCGCCGACGGCAGTGTTCGCGGCCAGTGATGAGACCGCGCTGGGGGTGATCGAGGCAGCACGGTCGCGGGGATTGCGGGTGCCCGAAAACCTCAGTGTGGTGGGGTTCGACGACACCCAGTTGGCCAAGCTGTCCGCGCCACCGCTGACCACGATCCGACAGCCACTGCGCGAGATGGGCGC
Proteins encoded:
- a CDS encoding LacI family DNA-binding transcriptional regulator: MAERGGTRATLATVAASAGVSVATVSKVLNGRTDVAPATRSRVKNLLAQHDYVARRAEPPTAGDRAEPPTVELLFHKDFNAYGIEVVQGLLDAGDAAGVAVVVSRRPDDQRDTGGAAQWVADLAAAGRRAVISVVDQLPEADIEALHRFGLPLVVIDPLNQPSARITSVGSTNFSGGLAATQHLLALSHRRIAYVGGPMTAACNQARLHGYRAAMEEAGAQVDDAYVRTGDFLYDDGLREGLALLDLAEPPTAVFAASDETALGVIEAARSRGLRVPENLSVVGFDDTQLAKLSAPPLTTIRQPLREMGAVAMRTALRLAAGEELDSHHVELATQLVERRSTSQLQTPTGAT